A single window of Drosophila suzukii chromosome 3, CBGP_Dsuzu_IsoJpt1.0, whole genome shotgun sequence DNA harbors:
- the LOC108015572 gene encoding uncharacterized protein, with product MPVLELFIVMDNVYHGLRRCFGPEKPTRTSKWPANNPLKKLEKRRRRIVKNKRGPHLSRRNHFPSNEESKESVITSSELKEYFTCGKFPVPIPLSYDPAPSKDLLNRRRLQNRPLMLNARQVFQVQWGGWWQRCWPTLVAASMQMGCGSSVLCHSLLGLYDDEEYDPPIVLLMCYFGQAFKKLCKQADLAICSYGHGPNYITTSAAMELIDIRYFFQQINNALVDYLLRVASVSEIYASQSME from the exons ATGCCAGTACTGGAATTGTTTATTGTTATGGACAATGTGTATCATGGATTGCGACGTTGCTTTGGACCTGAGAA GCCTACTAGAACATCCAAATGGCCAGCTAATAATCCTCTCAAAAAATTGGAAAAACGCCGTCGCAGGATAGTAAAGAACAAACGAGGGCCGCATCTTTCGCGAAGGAATCACTTTCCCAGCAACGAAGAAAGCAAAGAGAGTGTTATTACCTCATCCGAACTAAAGGAGTATTTCACCTGTGGAAAATTCCCCGTACCGATTCCTTTGAGTTATGATCCAGCCCCTTCAAAAGATCTGCTAAATCGCCGGCGTCTCCAAAATCGCCCGCTGATGTTGAATGCTCGCCAAGTTTTTCAAGTTCAGTGGGGCGGTTGGTGGCAGAGGTGCTGGCCCACTCTTGTGGCAGCCAGTATGCAG ATGGGCTGCGGATCCTCGGTCCTTTGCCATTCGCTGTTGGGGTTGTACGATGACGAGGAATACGATCCACCAATCGTGCTGCTCATGTGTTACTTTGGGCAGGCCTTTAAAAAG CTTTGCAAACAGGCTGATTTGGCCATTTGCAGTTATGGTCATGGGCCCAATTACATAACCACCTCGGCCGCCATGGAATTGATCGACATCCGCTACTTTTTTCAGCAAATCAACAATGCCTTGGTGGACTATCTCCTCAGGGTCGCTTCCGTTTCCGAAATATACGCAAGCCAGTCTATGGAATAG